In the Topomyia yanbarensis strain Yona2022 chromosome 3, ASM3024719v1, whole genome shotgun sequence genome, one interval contains:
- the LOC131688239 gene encoding uncharacterized protein LOC131688239, producing MVGCDLCDTWFHPDCVGKTQHDFNPDKSWRCSRCVDDEATELASQHTHKSVRSAASSKARKELLLKQLEEQRALQLKQRAEEDEIRRKRAEEDDAFLQQKMNIILEDDNESSRSKLSSRVSREKVATWLNGGQSGETVPTKKSPPLGAIPRPQVSQQLGIIASVPDATQGAPELQPKIPTSTSTPNSRIGATPLQATVLQSNAPIQVGAIPSFSNQAGSGYVTNARQKSAFPTFYGGGQSLFGSSQIPQVSSFTGNFGIQPGIASFGNVPNGQMQPVTLSNLQIPVASTLGNPAMAPGQQKSVTLLSSETTGQQAPMLVAPVETSPPDPQGLGVPRPSQLGQQVPIILPQLGPQASAWGNPLTANASGWVPQHTLDASQPILHGVAVSNQIAPTGAQLAARQVMPRELPIFSGDPQDWPLFSSSFYNTTVACGFTDAENLARLQRCLKGHALDSVKSRLLMPQSVPHVMETLRNLYGRPEILIHSLLNGLRNVSPPRTENLQSIISFGMAVRNLVDHMYVAQLVDHLRNPILLHELVEKLPSQMKMQWSWYKRSQMDVNLATFGDFMTELVNTASDVTLLVDTPSQQSRPSKSGRDKQKLYVHAETEDNHAMTISNVEKSKSLTALDIGKKCCSYCTNEKHEIAGCAQFNALDLDGRWKAIRSKGLCRTCLILHRKWPCRSGRECGVDGCRLRHHALLHSRAASAGATVRNRSINKSTGENVTQQNHHSTRNFCLFRYLPVTLERNGKEIETFAFLDDGCQTTLMEIGLAADLGIEGPAESLWLGWTGNITREEKGSQRISVEISGSGLRSQFKLNNVRTVQKLNLQGQSFQYDELQKLYPHLRGLPLRSYVNAVPRIIIGIEHAQLLTSLKVREGRTNEPVAMKTRLGWCVYGKQAGDSAAVEQLHVHTEEQMGNRELHELMKQYFKIEEAVVSTPIESADDTRAREILEYTTRRTTDGFETGLLWKYDQQSFPNSYPLALRRLQSLEKRLDKDPDLRGRVMQLIKEYEVKGYMHQITQEELESSDTNRVWYLPLGVVRNPKKPEKVRLIWDAAARVHGMSLNDMLLKGPDMLTSLFAVLLRFRQRTVAVCGDIREMFYQIRIIAQDKQSQRFLFREHRDASPQIYVMDVATFGATCSPCSSQFIKNKNAREFEQQYPRAVEAIINAHYVDDFLDSVDTVKEAVELVTEVKHVHAQAGFEIRNFLSNSQEVLQQLGETQNIQDKSLNLDVSIYAERVLGMVWKPTVDLFTFDTSLKVDLEMLLAQNSTPTKRQVLRLVMSLFDPYGFIAHFVVHGKILMQHIWRTGTDWDDEITTELHEMWNNWTCLLNRLGEVEVPRCFFGEASSKLPASIQLHLFVDASELAYACVAYLRIVQAGLVRCVLVAAKTKVAPLKPLSIPRLELQAGVIGCRLIEGICAALNLPIEGRYIWTDSTTVLAWIRSDSRRYHPYVAFRVGEILNSTNVDEWYHVPSKQNVADVATKWGNGPDFNPSSIWYTSTAFLYRPMVEWPKQAERQWTTNEELRAVFHHHRELPLSLIDVSRFSNWDRLLRAAAYVQRAVQKFRGQEISTKLTSDDLLRAENFLWRQVQRQSYADEYCTLLYNKQHPEVTPKQLDKCSALYKESPFLDDAGVIRMNSRIGAAPTTPFEAKYPIILPKDHRLTHLLVDSYHRRFMHINNDTVFNEIRQRFRIPQLRPVIKRVVKNCRRCMVKKAIPQPPMMAPLPEVRLTPHIRAFSYTGVDYFGPIMVKQNRSLVKRWVALFTCLTIRAVHLEVVHSLSTQSCVMAIRRFVSRRGAPAAFYSDNGTCFKGSSNLLSEQIQSIHANCAETFTNARTSWHFNPPSAPHMGGSWERMVRSVKAAMAAVAEHHRHPTDEVLETVVLDAEAMVNSRPLTYVPLDNVDQEALTPNHFLLYGAQGVIQPRTVFVTEGTTLRDSWKFTQYLVDQCWRRWVREYLPTLTRRTKWFQPTKPLEPGDIVYVVDENKRNGWLRGRIIEVLAGKDGQVRRAVVQTSDGVLTRPTVKLALLDVRSNQEENVEEGSPELHGQGDVKTAVNKLSVT from the coding sequence ATGGTCGGATGCGATCTGTGTGATACGTGGTTCCATCCCGACTGCGTTGGAAAAACCCAGCACGATTTTAACCCTGATAAGAGCTGGAGGTGCAGTCGTTGTGTTGATGATGAAGCCACGGAATTAGCCAGTCAACACACTCATAAGTCAGTGAGAAGTGCAGCGAGCAGTAAAGCGCGAAAGGAGTTGCTGCTGAAACAGCTCGAAGAGCAGCGCGCATTGCAGCTGAAGCAGCGTGCTGAGGAGGATGAGATTCGACGAAAACGAGCTGAagaggacgatgcttttctcCAGCAAAAGATGAATATCATCCTGGAGGACGACAACGAGAGTAGCAGAAGCAAATTGAGCAGTAGGGTGAGTCGAGAAAAGGTTGCGACGTGGCTTAACGGCGGACAAAGCGGTGAAACAGTACCAACAAAAAAATCGCCGCCTCTCGGAGCAATCCCACGACCGCAAGTGTCTCAACAGCTGGGAATCATTGCATCGGTCCCAGATGCAACACAAGGTGCACCCGAACTGCAACCGAAAATTCCGACGTCGACATCTACGCCGAATTCAAGAATCGGTGCGACTCCCCTTCAAGCAACGGTCCTACAGTCAAATGCGCCAATTCAAGTTGGTGCTATTCCTTCGTTTTCAAACCAGGCAGGATCGGGTTATGTAACAAACGCCCGTCAGAAGTCTGCATTTCCAACGTTCTATGGGGGTGGTCAATCACTATTTGGCTCGTCACAAATACCACAAGTTAGCAGTTTTACTGGAAATTTTGGAATCCAACCTGGAATTGCTTCGTTCGGAAATGTACCAAACGGTCAAATGCAACCGGTTACTTTATCAAATTTGCAAATCCCGGTGGCATCAACACTAGGTAACCCGGCTATGGCGCCCGGACAGCAAAAATCTGTTACACTTTTGTCTTCGGAAACCACGGGTCAACAAGCACCAATGTTAGTAGCACCTGTGGAAACAAGTCCGCCAGATCCCCAGGGACTGGGAGTACCGCGCCCGAGCCAGTTGGGCCAACAAGTTCCTATCATTCTGCCACAACTAGGACCACAAGCAAGTGCCTGGGGCAATCCGCTGACGGCAAATGCGAGCGGATGGGTACCACAACACACATTAGATGCATCTCAGCCAATATTGCACGGTGTTGCGGTTTCGAACCAAATCGCCCCCACTGGGGCGCAACTAGCGGCACGACAAGTAATGCCGCGAGAATTACCCATCTTTTCCGGGGATCCACAGGACTGGCCGTTGTTTTCCAGTTCATTTTACAATACCACGGTGGCCTGCGGGTTTACAGATGCGGAGAACCTGGCAAGACTTCAGCGTTGTTTAAAAGGTCACGCATTGGATTCGGTGAAGAGCCGTTTGCTTATGCCACAATCAGTGCCACACGTCATGGAAACCTTACGGAATCTGTACGGAAGGCCGGAAATATTAATCCACAGCTTGTTAAACGGACTGCGGAACGTGTCACCGCCGAGAACGGAGAATCTGCAGTCGATAATATCCTTCGGCATGGCGGTACGCAACTTGGTTGACCACATGTATGTGGCGCAACTCGTGGATCACCTTCGAAACCCGATATTACTTCACGAACTGGTGGAGAAACTACCGTCACAGATGAAGATGCAGTGGTCATGGTACAAGCGGTCACAGATGGATGTCAACCTGGCGACATTCGGAGATTTCATGACCGAGCTAGTCAATACAGCGTCGGACGTGACTCTATTAGTGGACACTCCGAGCCAGCAGTCAAGACCAAGCAAATCGGGACGGGATAAACAGAAACTGTACGTGCATGCAGAAACAGAAGATAATCACGCAATGACGATAAGCAATGTTGAAAAGTCGAAGTCGTTAACAGCACTGGACATAGGCAAGAAATGCTGTTCGTACTGTACAAACGAGAAACACGAAATAGCAGGATGTGCACAGTTTAATGCATTGGATCTGGATGGAAGGTGGAAGGCAATTCGTTCCAAGGGTTTATGCAGGACGTGCTTGATCTTGCACCGAAAGTGGCCGTGCCGTTCCGGAAGGGAATGCGGAGTCGATGGCTGCCGCCTGCGCCATCATGCACTATTACATTCACGGGCTGCTTCGGCGGGCGCAACTGTACGGAACAGGTCAATAAACAAATCGACCGGTGAAAATGTCACCCAACAGAATCACCACTCGACGCGAAATTTTTGTCTCTTTCGCTATTTGCCGGTGACACTCGAAAGAAACGGCAAGGAAATCGAGACGTTTGCTTTTCTAGACGACGGATGTCAAACTACTCTTATGGAGATCGGGCTGGCAGCGGATTTAGGCATCGAAGGTCCAGCTGAATCTCTCTGGCTTGGGTGGACAGGAAATATTACTCGGGAAGAGAAAGGATCACAACGTATATCGGTCGAAATATCAGGTAGTGGGCTTAGGAGCCAGTTCAAGTTGAACAATGTGCGGACGGTGCAGAAGCTCAACCTTCAAGGACAGTCGTTCCAGTACGACGAATTGCAGAAGTTGTATCCCCATTTGCGGGGACTTCCGCTGCGCAGCTATGTGAATGCAGTCCCCAGAATTATAATAGGAATCGAACATGCACAACTCTTAACGAGTTTGAAGGTACGGGAAGGCAGAACAAATGAACCAGTGGCCATGAAAACACGATTGGGTTGGTGCGTGTACGGGAAACAAGCTGGAGATTCCGCAGCGGTCGAACAACTACACGTTCACACGGAGGAGCAGATGGGGAACCGTGAGCTGCACGAGTTGATGAAGCAGTATTTCAAAATCGAAGAAGCCGTAGTATCAACTCCAATCGAGTCCGCAGATGACACTCGAGCACGCGAGATTCTAGAGTATACGACACGCAGAACAACTGACGGCTTCGAGACTGGTTTGCTTTGGAAATATGATCAACAGTCCTTCCCGAACAGCTACCCGCTTGCTCTGCGTAGGTTACAGTCGCTGGAGAAACGACTTGACAAAGATCCGGATCTGCGAGGGCGAGTGATGCAGCTAATCAAGGAGTATGAGGTGAAAGGGTATATGCACCAGATCACACAGGAGGAGCTTGAGTCGTCCGATACTAACCGGGTATGGTACCTACCGCTGGGTGTAGTGCGGAATCCAAAGAAGCCGGAAAAAGTTCGTCTTATCTGGGACGCTGCGGCACGAGTGCATGGTATGTCCCTCAACGACATGCTTCTGAAAGGGCCAGATATGCTGACGTCATTGTTTGCTGTTCTGTTACGTTTCCGGCAAAGAACTGTCGCAGTATGTGGAGACATTCGCGAGATGTTTTACCAAATCCGCATCATCGCGCAGGACAAACAATCCCAAAGATTCCTGTTCCGTGAGCATCGAGACGCATCGCCACAGATCTACGTGATGGATGTGGCCACTTTCGGTGCCACATGCTCTCCATGTTCATCCCAGTTCATTAAGAACAAGAACGCACGAGAATTCGAGCAGCAGTATCCCAGAGCGGTCGAAGCCATCATCAACGCTCATTACGTGGACGATTTCCTCGACAGTGTGGATACTGTTAAAGAAGCGGTGGAGTTGGTGACGGAAGTCAAACACGTGCACGCACAGGCTGGTTTCGAGATCAGAAACTTCTTGTCGAATTCGCAGGAAGTCTTACAGCAACTTGGTGAAACTCAGAATATCCAGGACAAGTCTCTAAATCTGGACGTTTCCATATATGCCGAGCGCGTATTGGGAATGGTATGGAAACCCACCGTAGATCTGTTTACGTTCGACACGTCTCTAAAGGTGGATCTGGAGATGCTCTTAGCACAGAACAGCACGCCAACAAAACGGCAAGTACTACGGCTGGTGATGTCATTGTTCGACCCGTACGGATTTATCGCCCATTTCGTCGTTCACGGAAAAATCCTGATGCAGCATATTTGGAGAACTGGCACAGATTGGGACGATGAAATTACGACAGAATTACACGAAATGTGGAATAATTGGACTTGTCTACTAAATCGGCTGGGCGAGGTCGAAGTTCCTCGTTGTTTCTTCGGCGAAGCAAGCAGTAAGCTGCCCGCTAGCATTCAGTTACATCTCTTCGTCGACGCGAGTGAGCTTGCGTATGCGTGTGTGGCTTACCTTCGAATCGTTCAAGCTGGGTTAGTTCGCTGTGTTTTGGTAGCTGCAAAAACCAAGGTAGCGCCATTGAAGCCGCTCTCTATTCCGCGGCTCGAATTACAGGCTGGCGTGATAGGTTGTCGCTTGATCGAAGGAATATGTGCAGCGTTGAATCTCCCAATCGAAGGGCGATATATATGGACAGATTCTACAACTGTGCTAGCCTGGATCAGATCCGACAGCCGCCGTTATCATCCGTATGTGGCGTTCCGGGTCGGCGAAATCCTGAATAGCACCAACGTCGACGAATGGTATCACGTACCCTCCAAACAGAACGTGGCTGATGTAGCCACAAAGTGGGGAAATGGACCGGACTTCAATCCAAGTAGCATATGGTACACCTCGACAGCGTTTCTGTACCGGCCGATGGTGGAGTGGCCGAAGCAAGCCGAGAGACAGTGGACTACGAATGAAGAACTTCGAGCAGTATTTCACCACCACAGAGAACTACCATTGTCGCTGATTGATGTTAGCAGGTTTTCAAATTGGGATCGATTGCTGCGAGCGGCAGCATACGTACAACGAGCAGTGCAGAAGTTTCGTGGACAAGAGATCTCGACGAAGTTGACCAGCGATGATCTGCTGCGGGCCGAGAACTTCCTTTGGCGACAAGTGCAGCGCCAATCCTATGCCGACGAATATTGTACGCTGCTATACAACAAGCAACACCCCGAAGTAACACCGAAGCAGCTCGATAAGTGTAGCGCTCTGTACAAGGAATCACCATTCTTGGACGATGCAGGGGTAATCAGGATGAACAGCCGAATTGGGGCTGCACCTACCACCCCATTTGAAGCTAAGTATCCAATCATTTTGCCGAAAGATCACCGTTTAACGCACCTCCTTGTTGACAGCTACcatcgacgtttcatgcacatcAACAACGATACGGTATTCAACGAGATTCGACAGCGGTTCAGAATTCCGCAACTGCGCCCAGTCATCAAGCGTGTCGTCAAAAATTGCCGGCGTTGTATGGTTAAGAAGGCAATACCCCAGCCGCCGATGATGGCGCCACTTCCAGAAGTTCGACTTACACCACACATTCGTGCATTCAGCTACACCGGCGTAGACTACTTCGGTCCAATTATGGTTAAGCAGAATCGCAGCTTGGTGAAACGCTGGGTGGCACTTTTCACCTGCCTCACTATACGTGCGGTCCACCTGGAGGTTGTCCACAGTCTATCGACACAGTCATGCGTGATGGCGATTCGTCGATTCGTGAGCCGGAGGGGCGCCCCAGCAGCATTCTACTCCGACAATGGTACGTGCTTCAAGGGGTCCAGTAACCTCCTATCAGAACAGATACAGAGCATCCATGCAAACTGCGCAGAGACGTTCACAAACGCTAGAACCAGCTGGCACTTCAACCCACCATCAGCACCACATATGGGTGGATCCTGGGAGCGGATGGTGCGCTCCGTTAAAGCAGCCATGGCAGCCGTCGCAGAACATCATCGTCATCCTACCGATGAGGTGCTAGAAACTGTTGTGTTGGACGCGGAAGCGATGGTTAATTCGCGACCGCTAACTTACGTTCCGCTAGACAACGTCGATCAAGAGGCCCTCACGCCCAACCACTTCTTGCTTTACGGTGCTCAAGGTGTCATCCAACCAAGAACAGTATTCGTAACTGAAGGCACAACACTTCGGGACAGCTGGAAGTTCACTCAGTACCTGGTGGACCAATGCTGGAGAAGATGGGTCCGAGAGTATCTACCGACATTGACCAGGCGCACCAAGTGGTTCCAACCGACTAAACCTCTGGAACCCGGAGATATTGTGTATGTAGTCGATGAGAATAAACGCAACGGATGGCTAAGAGGACGGATAATCGAGGTGCTAGCAGGAAAAGATGGACAAGTTCGGAGAGCGGTGGTGCAGACTAGCGACGGTGTCCTCACTCGGCCGACTGTGAAACTAGCACTGTTGGATGTTCGGTCAAACCAAGAGGAGAACGTGGAAGAGGGATCTCCGGAACTACACGGGCAGGGGGATGTTAAAACCGCTGTGAACAAACTATCCGTAACGTGA